The Cellulophaga lytica DSM 7489 nucleotide sequence AAATGTGAGCAATTCCAATCCAATCATCAGGAATAATTTCGATAATCGCTTTCACATCCTTTTTCGAGATGGAATGATTTGGTTCGCTATTTATTTTTTCGGTTACGATTTTCATTTTTCGGAACAATTAAAGCTAACTAGTTAGTAACCTCATTTTATTGCGTTTATTCCGCCAATATGGTTGAATAAACGCACATTTTACATTTTTAACTGTTATTTTTCCCACAATTTATAATTATTTTCTGTATTGTAATTACGTAAATGTGTAATTAGCCCAATTTTGTGTGTAAAATGCATTAAATATACCCCGTTTTGTATTTTTATTTAGGAATTTTTTAATCATTTTTAAACGACTACAAATAGTTACAACCGAAAGTAAGCGCTTTGTAACCGTATAAAGTTTGGTTGCGGTTTTAGGTTTGCAGTGCCATTGCAATAGTGCTTTGGTAGTAGTAACTGTTAAACATTAAAACACACAAATTATGAACGCACTTAAAAACAGAGTACAGTTAATTGGGAACTTAGGTAACGATCCAGAAATTATAAACTTAGATGGTGGTAAAAAGCTTGCACGCTTTTCTATAGCTACTAATGAGACGTACAAAAACGCTGCTGGAGAAAAAATAACAGATACCCAATGGCACAATGTTGTTGCTTGGGGTAAAACTGCAGAAATTGTAGAGAACTTTTTAACCAAAGGAAAAGAAATTGCTTTAGAGGGCAAATTGGTTAACAGGTCTTACGAGACCAAAGAAGGCGAAAAAAGATATGGTACAGAGGTGAATTG carries:
- a CDS encoding single-stranded DNA-binding protein; protein product: MNALKNRVQLIGNLGNDPEIINLDGGKKLARFSIATNETYKNAAGEKITDTQWHNVVAWGKTAEIVENFLTKGKEIALEGKLVNRSYETKEGEKRYGTEVNCNEILMLGKG